Proteins encoded by one window of Desulfobaculum bizertense DSM 18034:
- a CDS encoding SLC13 family permease yields the protein MKKLCTFGLLACALVLVLATTAYAAPVPSLTHAYLTLIILFVAAILFFSELVPLPITAMLVPVALSAFGIIPANEAFINFGNQWVVIFMGMFVVGEATFVTGFAEKIGLLTLKFSKGKESRVLILSMLAVGVLSAFLSNTGTIVVAIPMIMGMCATAKIKPGKILMPVAFAASLGGTMTLVGTPPNGLVNSVLEQMGPAGVEPFGFFEFAKIGAILFAAGIIYYAVIGRRFLPDEVKECEMVEVQKPKRPEKMWWSVGIFIFVVVAMVSKLLPLVTAVMLGACLVVITGCMTVNEAYRAVDWTTIFLFAGMLSMSTAMKDSGAAQLIADNVVKHVSNPYMLLAVCCALTAMVTNFMSNTATAALMAPLAIPIAVNGGVSPLPLVMGIAMSASACFLTPVATPPNTIVLGPGRYSFLDYTKAGWPLQLISFVLIVIFVPMIWPF from the coding sequence ATGAAAAAATTATGCACTTTCGGATTGTTAGCCTGTGCACTGGTCTTGGTCTTAGCCACAACTGCTTATGCGGCACCCGTTCCATCTCTTACGCATGCGTATCTAACCTTAATCATTCTTTTTGTCGCTGCAATTCTTTTTTTCTCAGAACTGGTGCCTTTGCCCATTACTGCAATGCTGGTTCCCGTTGCCCTGAGCGCATTTGGGATTATTCCAGCAAATGAAGCCTTCATAAATTTTGGTAACCAGTGGGTTGTCATCTTTATGGGAATGTTTGTCGTGGGAGAGGCAACATTCGTGACTGGTTTTGCAGAAAAAATCGGGCTGCTTACGCTTAAGTTTTCAAAAGGAAAGGAAAGTCGGGTGCTCATCCTTTCCATGCTTGCTGTTGGCGTTTTGTCTGCCTTCCTCTCTAACACAGGAACCATCGTCGTTGCCATCCCCATGATTATGGGCATGTGTGCGACTGCGAAGATCAAGCCAGGTAAAATTTTGATGCCTGTCGCTTTTGCCGCGTCACTCGGCGGTACCATGACTCTCGTCGGTACCCCCCCAAATGGACTCGTCAACAGTGTGCTTGAGCAGATGGGTCCCGCTGGCGTCGAACCCTTTGGCTTCTTTGAGTTCGCTAAAATCGGTGCCATCCTCTTTGCTGCTGGTATTATTTATTACGCCGTGATCGGTCGGCGCTTCTTGCCCGATGAGGTCAAGGAATGTGAGATGGTCGAAGTCCAAAAGCCAAAAAGACCAGAAAAAATGTGGTGGTCTGTCGGCATCTTCATCTTCGTCGTCGTCGCTATGGTCTCCAAGCTCCTCCCGCTCGTGACTGCGGTTATGCTCGGTGCCTGTCTCGTCGTGATTACCGGCTGTATGACTGTTAACGAAGCCTACAGAGCCGTTGACTGGACAACAATCTTCCTCTTCGCAGGCATGCTCTCCATGTCTACCGCGATGAAGGACTCTGGTGCTGCTCAGCTCATCGCTGACAACGTCGTTAAGCATGTCTCAAACCCGTACATGCTCCTCGCTGTCTGTTGTGCGCTCACCGCTATGGTAACCAACTTTATGTCCAACACGGCTACTGCTGCGCTTATGGCGCCTCTCGCTATCCCCATCGCTGTCAACGGCGGCGTCTCTCCGTTGCCTCTCGTTATGGGTATCGCTATGTCCGCCTCCGCCTGCTTCCTCACCCCCGTGGCTACCCCGCCTAACACTATCGTGCTCGGCCCAGGTCGCTACTCCTTCCTCGACTACACTAAAGCAGGTTGGCCCTTGCAGCTTATTAGCTTCGTGCTCATCGTGATATTTGTACCCATGATTTGGCCCTTTTAG
- a CDS encoding Fe-S-containing hydro-lyase has protein sequence MATYNLTTPLQDEDIAKLHAGDVVKLTGTIYTARDAAHKRLCDMLDRGEELPFDVQGSAIYYVGPSPAPKGRPIGAAGPTTSYRMDAYAPRMYSLGMKASIGKGKRNQETRDAMKQYTGVYFGATGGAGALLSQCITEAEVIAFDDLGPEAVRKLSVKDFPLLVVDDSHGNDQYAVPNYDFNKK, from the coding sequence ATGGCGACCTACAATCTGACCACTCCGCTGCAAGACGAAGACATTGCGAAACTGCATGCTGGTGATGTGGTGAAGCTGACCGGTACCATTTACACCGCTCGTGACGCTGCCCACAAGCGTCTCTGTGACATGCTGGACCGTGGCGAAGAGCTTCCTTTTGATGTGCAGGGTTCTGCCATCTATTACGTCGGTCCAAGCCCGGCTCCCAAGGGCCGTCCCATTGGTGCTGCTGGCCCCACGACCAGCTACCGTATGGATGCCTACGCTCCGCGCATGTACAGCCTTGGCATGAAAGCCAGCATTGGCAAGGGCAAGCGCAATCAGGAAACCCGCGACGCCATGAAGCAGTACACAGGCGTGTACTTTGGTGCCACAGGCGGCGCTGGTGCGCTCCTCTCGCAGTGCATTACCGAGGCAGAAGTCATCGCTTTTGATGACCTTGGCCCCGAAGCTGTACGCAAGCTTTCGGTAAAGGATTTTCCGCTGCTCGTCGTTGACGACAGCCATGGAAACGACCAGTACGCCGTTCCCAATTACGATTTTAACAAGAAATAA
- a CDS encoding fumarate hydratase, whose product MRVIEASQIHDAVVDLVLNAARYLPEDVEEALKTARDKEDSDSAREVLGQLLENAELARNSGLPLCQDTGVGVFYVELGSDVHVNGNLEEIINGGMIEGYDKGLLRKSLCDPLTRKNTGDNSPAVVHIKIVPGDKLHIRHMAKGGGSENMSRCTMLTPAQGWEGIKDFVLRRMAEAGPNPCPPTIVGVGIGGTFDMAPALAKEALFRPLAQENPDPQLAKMEEELLTELNKLGVGPMGLGGKTTCLGVKIEMRPCHIASLPLAVNVQCHSSRIKEVVL is encoded by the coding sequence ATGAGAGTCATTGAGGCTTCACAGATTCATGATGCCGTTGTTGATCTTGTTCTGAACGCGGCTCGCTACCTTCCCGAAGATGTGGAAGAGGCGCTGAAAACAGCTCGCGACAAGGAAGATTCTGACTCTGCCCGTGAGGTCTTGGGCCAGCTGCTCGAAAACGCTGAACTTGCCAGAAATTCTGGCCTGCCGCTCTGTCAGGATACCGGTGTTGGTGTCTTTTACGTCGAGCTTGGCAGTGATGTTCACGTCAACGGTAACCTCGAAGAGATCATTAACGGTGGCATGATTGAGGGCTACGACAAGGGCCTGCTGCGTAAATCCCTGTGCGACCCGCTGACCCGCAAGAATACGGGCGACAACAGCCCGGCTGTTGTGCACATCAAGATTGTTCCCGGTGACAAGCTGCACATTCGCCACATGGCCAAGGGCGGCGGTTCTGAGAACATGTCTCGCTGCACCATGCTGACCCCGGCTCAGGGCTGGGAAGGCATCAAGGACTTTGTGCTCCGCCGCATGGCCGAAGCTGGCCCGAACCCGTGCCCGCCCACCATCGTTGGCGTTGGCATTGGCGGCACCTTTGACATGGCCCCCGCGCTTGCAAAAGAAGCCCTGTTCCGTCCGCTGGCTCAGGAGAACCCTGATCCGCAGCTCGCCAAGATGGAAGAAGAGCTGCTTACCGAGCTGAACAAGCTGGGCGTTGGCCCCATGGGCCTTGGCGGAAAGACCACCTGTCTGGGCGTGAAGATCGAAATGCGGCCCTGTCACATCGCCAGCCTGCCGCTGGCCGTGAATGTGCAGTGCCATTCATCCCGCATTAAGGAGGTTGTACTCTAA
- a CDS encoding fumarate reductase flavoprotein subunit — MKTFYTDLLCMGAGLAGERVAVEAAKAGFNVTCLSIVPPRRSHSSAAQGGMQAALGNAIMGQGDSPDIHFADTVKGSDWGCDQEVARIFAETAPIVMREVAHWGVPWNRVEAGTHTYYKGGKPFEATELKEKHGLIHARAFGGTAKWRTCYTADGTGRSVLNTLDSMCLRFNVTIHDRTQAEALIHDGEKCMGAIVRDLRTGELMTYYARATLIATGGFGRIYRATTNAVICDGGGQITALNTGLVPLGNMEAIQFHPTGTVPTDILVTEGCRGDGGTLLDVNEYRFMPDYEPEKAELASRDVVSRRMEEHMRKGLGVKSPYGDHLWLDIRHLGEKHITTKLREVYDICNNFLGVNPIHQLIPVRPTQHYSMGGIRTDKNGAAYGLQGLYAAGECACWDMHGFNRLGGNSLAETVVAGRYVGKQIVEFLQGHSVDFKQSAMQDAHDLVADRIKTLSTAKSNSESATELRNEMQDTMMEGVGIFRNGKDLQKAVDRLQELSKRAENITLQGSTIGFNPEVSLALRVPGMIKLALCVAYGALQRTESRGAHTREDFPERNDKEWLTRTLAYWKDGETLPVLKYEEASPYYEMPPGERGYGGGKIIPADLPEEKLTVPGKGKKATKKTK, encoded by the coding sequence ATGAAAACATTCTACACTGATCTTCTGTGCATGGGGGCCGGGCTTGCAGGTGAGCGCGTTGCCGTTGAGGCCGCAAAGGCCGGATTCAACGTCACCTGCCTGTCCATTGTCCCGCCGCGCCGCTCGCATTCCTCTGCTGCGCAGGGTGGCATGCAGGCAGCTCTCGGAAACGCCATTATGGGTCAGGGCGACAGCCCAGACATCCACTTTGCAGATACGGTTAAAGGCTCCGACTGGGGCTGTGACCAGGAAGTCGCCCGCATTTTTGCGGAAACCGCTCCTATCGTCATGCGCGAAGTCGCCCACTGGGGCGTGCCGTGGAACCGTGTCGAAGCCGGAACCCATACGTATTACAAAGGTGGCAAACCCTTTGAAGCCACTGAACTGAAAGAAAAGCATGGTCTCATCCACGCTCGTGCCTTTGGTGGCACCGCCAAGTGGAGAACCTGCTACACCGCAGACGGCACAGGCCGTTCTGTTCTGAACACTCTTGATTCCATGTGCCTGCGTTTCAACGTGACCATTCACGACCGCACACAGGCCGAAGCGTTGATTCACGACGGTGAAAAGTGCATGGGCGCCATTGTTCGCGATCTGCGTACTGGCGAACTCATGACCTATTATGCTCGCGCAACCCTGATCGCCACAGGTGGTTTTGGCCGCATTTACCGCGCCACAACCAACGCTGTCATTTGTGATGGTGGCGGACAGATTACTGCCCTGAATACGGGACTGGTTCCCCTTGGCAACATGGAAGCCATTCAGTTCCATCCCACAGGCACCGTGCCCACAGACATTCTGGTAACTGAAGGTTGCCGTGGTGACGGTGGTACCTTGCTGGACGTGAACGAATATCGCTTTATGCCTGACTATGAGCCTGAAAAGGCCGAGCTGGCATCGCGTGACGTTGTGTCCCGCCGCATGGAAGAACACATGCGCAAGGGCCTTGGCGTGAAATCACCATACGGCGATCACCTCTGGCTCGACATTCGTCACCTTGGCGAAAAGCACATCACCACCAAGCTTCGCGAAGTCTATGACATCTGCAACAACTTCCTTGGTGTGAACCCCATCCATCAGCTTATTCCGGTTCGTCCGACCCAGCACTATTCAATGGGCGGCATCCGTACAGACAAGAACGGTGCAGCGTATGGCCTGCAGGGTCTGTATGCAGCTGGTGAGTGCGCATGCTGGGATATGCACGGATTTAACCGTCTTGGTGGCAACTCGCTTGCTGAGACCGTTGTTGCTGGCCGCTATGTCGGTAAGCAGATTGTTGAATTCTTGCAGGGACATTCCGTGGACTTCAAGCAGAGCGCCATGCAGGACGCACACGATCTGGTTGCGGACCGCATCAAGACGCTGAGCACTGCCAAGTCGAACAGCGAAAGTGCAACCGAGCTGCGTAATGAGATGCAGGACACCATGATGGAAGGTGTTGGCATTTTCAGAAACGGCAAGGACCTGCAAAAGGCTGTGGATCGCTTGCAGGAGCTGTCCAAGCGTGCAGAAAACATCACGCTTCAGGGTTCCACCATTGGCTTCAACCCAGAAGTGTCTCTCGCCCTTCGGGTGCCCGGAATGATCAAGCTGGCCCTGTGCGTCGCATACGGTGCTCTCCAGCGAACAGAATCCCGCGGTGCTCATACCCGTGAAGACTTCCCGGAAAGAAACGACAAGGAATGGCTCACCCGTACGCTGGCGTACTGGAAAGACGGCGAGACCTTGCCTGTGCTGAAATATGAAGAAGCTTCTCCATATTACGAGATGCCTCCGGGCGAGCGTGGTTATGGCGGCGGTAAGATTATCCCAGCCGATCTGCCGGAAGAAAAGCTGACTGTTCCCGGCAAGGGCAAAAAAGCCACCAAAAAGACCAAGTAA
- the hisI gene encoding phosphoribosyl-AMP cyclohydrolase produces the protein MIDLDFDKQGGLVPAIAQDARSGEILMLAYMNENAWHKTLETGEAHYWSRSRHSLWHKGESSGHVQHVKSIRVDCDSDTIVLLVEQVGGAACHMGYRSCFYRELKDGTVSECSPKIFDPSEVYK, from the coding sequence ATGATTGATCTGGACTTTGACAAGCAGGGCGGTCTCGTCCCTGCTATCGCTCAGGATGCCCGCTCAGGAGAAATCCTAATGCTCGCCTACATGAACGAAAATGCCTGGCATAAAACCCTGGAGACAGGGGAGGCTCATTACTGGAGCCGTAGCCGACATTCGCTCTGGCATAAAGGTGAAAGCAGCGGTCATGTGCAGCATGTCAAGTCCATCCGTGTGGACTGTGACAGCGACACTATCGTGCTCCTCGTGGAGCAGGTCGGCGGCGCTGCCTGCCATATGGGCTATCGCTCATGCTTTTATCGCGAACTCAAAGACGGTACCGTCTCTGAGTGTTCCCCTAAAATATTCGATCCTTCGGAGGTTTATAAATAA
- the hisG gene encoding ATP phosphoribosyltransferase gives MAADANNNGSLLKFGLPKGSLQDSTISLLERAGWKLRQHHRNYFPDVNDSEMKCSLCRVQEIPRYIADGTLDLGLTGKDWIHETGHDKDVVVVSDLVYSKVSNRPARWVLAVAGDSPYKRPEDLAGKKVSTELMNFTKEYFEDANIPVQVEYSWGATEAKVVEGLADAIVEVTETGTTIKAHGLRIIAELMQSNTQLIANREALKDPAKLKKIQQIDMLLHGALDAESMVGLKMNVPEDRIPSILDELPAITAPTVANLWNKDWVSVEIIVNQSVVRDLIPKLVELGAKGIIEYPLNKII, from the coding sequence ATGGCTGCTGACGCTAACAACAACGGTTCCCTGCTGAAATTCGGTCTGCCCAAAGGCTCACTCCAGGACTCCACCATCTCCCTGCTCGAACGCGCAGGATGGAAACTGCGACAGCACCACAGAAATTACTTCCCCGACGTCAATGACAGCGAAATGAAATGCAGCCTCTGCCGCGTTCAGGAAATCCCTCGCTACATTGCCGACGGCACCCTCGACCTCGGACTCACCGGAAAAGACTGGATCCACGAAACCGGCCACGACAAAGACGTCGTCGTTGTCTCCGATCTCGTCTATTCCAAGGTCTCAAACCGCCCCGCTCGCTGGGTCCTCGCCGTCGCCGGTGACTCCCCATACAAGCGACCAGAAGACCTCGCAGGGAAAAAAGTCTCCACCGAGTTGATGAACTTCACCAAGGAATATTTCGAAGACGCAAATATCCCTGTGCAGGTCGAGTACTCCTGGGGCGCGACCGAAGCCAAAGTCGTCGAAGGTCTCGCTGACGCTATCGTCGAAGTGACCGAAACAGGCACGACCATCAAGGCCCACGGCCTTCGCATTATCGCCGAACTTATGCAGTCCAATACCCAGCTCATCGCTAACCGCGAAGCCCTCAAGGACCCCGCTAAGCTTAAAAAAATCCAGCAGATCGACATGCTCCTCCACGGCGCCCTCGACGCTGAATCCATGGTCGGCCTCAAAATGAACGTCCCGGAAGACCGCATTCCCTCCATCCTTGACGAACTGCCCGCTATTACAGCCCCTACAGTCGCCAACCTCTGGAACAAAGACTGGGTCTCTGTCGAAATTATCGTCAACCAGTCCGTCGTCCGTGACCTCATTCCAAAACTCGTCGAACTCGGCGCCAAAGGCATCATCGAGTACCCACTCAATAAAATCATCTAG
- a CDS encoding fumarate reductase iron-sulfur subunit, with amino-acid sequence MNRRLHLEIFRYNPLDPASVPHMQSFYVDEYDSMTLFIALNKIRDEQDPTLQFDFCCRAGICGSCGMVINGRPGLACHTQTKDLPEHIVLQPLPVFKLIGDLSVDTGTWFRNAGEKIEAWVHNDHDHFDPKQEEERMENDLANDLFELDRCIECGCCIAACGTARMHKDFLGAASIVRIARFYLDPRDERTEENYYEVIGNDQGAFGCMGLLGCEDVCPKHIPLQDQLGIMRRMLTLHSVKGIVPKRIIKKLQHKGCTHESH; translated from the coding sequence ATGAATCGTCGTCTTCATCTTGAAATCTTCCGGTATAATCCGTTGGACCCGGCTTCCGTGCCGCACATGCAGTCGTTCTATGTTGACGAGTACGACTCCATGACCCTGTTCATCGCGCTGAACAAAATCCGCGACGAGCAGGACCCCACGCTGCAGTTTGATTTCTGCTGTCGTGCGGGCATCTGCGGGTCCTGCGGCATGGTCATTAATGGCCGTCCCGGTCTGGCCTGCCACACGCAGACCAAAGACCTTCCCGAACATATCGTGCTCCAGCCCCTGCCAGTCTTTAAGCTGATTGGCGACCTGTCTGTAGATACTGGAACCTGGTTCCGTAATGCAGGCGAAAAGATTGAGGCTTGGGTGCATAACGACCACGATCATTTTGATCCGAAGCAGGAAGAAGAGCGGATGGAAAATGATCTGGCAAACGACCTGTTTGAACTTGATCGCTGCATTGAATGCGGCTGCTGCATCGCTGCCTGCGGTACAGCCCGCATGCATAAGGATTTCCTTGGTGCTGCGTCCATCGTCCGCATCGCCCGGTTTTATCTGGACCCGCGCGACGAGCGCACCGAGGAAAACTATTACGAGGTTATTGGTAATGATCAGGGCGCGTTTGGCTGCATGGGCCTGCTCGGTTGCGAAGATGTGTGCCCCAAGCACATCCCGCTTCAGGACCAGCTCGGCATTATGCGTCGTATGCTGACCCTGCACTCCGTGAAGGGCATTGTCCCCAAACGCATCATCAAAAAGCTCCAACACAAGGGGTGTACGCATGAGAGTCATTGA
- a CDS encoding HD domain-containing protein: MDKTYRDAVSICKTIMRNGFEAYVINARLQRELIAETGEAELDIATDMDPEGLDKIFPELTLSENSRFLGKLSEGGVLYRFYPLEAEDSAYPEEYVARLTPRLLKRLGDKGELPPNIACPYTPGIKDRYAGFVDIEQGLVKFSGNADLTLKQDYLRGIRALRFSANYNLPIEHNTWIAIVRGARRILDYVSIADIMDEWRRVEAENMYEFVRLLFDCQILHGLLPEIAALSRVTQLLNREADQEESVFEHTLKLMRHYPEQNPFDWKGTIACLFHDVGKLYTAEYFAGNWHFHQHHQVGAQVTRKILHRLRFTPEDTDLICHLVRHHMRFSSMLTDKGIRRFRALPEHLRLIEMERANVKARKGNYTDFNHNLKMMERTELPEEMLEPLLNGNEIMEFTNLNPGPAVGLIRDALLNAQVSGDVSSVPEAVEFVLGYKENSTKE, from the coding sequence ATGGACAAAACGTACAGAGATGCCGTCAGCATTTGCAAAACCATTATGCGAAACGGCTTCGAGGCATATGTTATCAACGCTCGGCTTCAGCGGGAACTCATTGCAGAGACCGGTGAAGCCGAGCTTGATATTGCAACCGACATGGACCCGGAAGGCCTCGACAAAATTTTCCCGGAACTCACACTTTCAGAAAACAGCCGCTTCCTCGGGAAACTGAGCGAAGGCGGCGTGCTGTACAGGTTCTACCCTCTCGAAGCAGAAGACTCTGCCTACCCCGAAGAGTATGTTGCCCGACTCACTCCCCGCCTTCTCAAGCGGCTTGGCGACAAGGGCGAACTCCCCCCAAACATTGCCTGCCCATACACCCCCGGCATCAAGGACCGCTACGCGGGCTTTGTCGACATCGAGCAAGGCCTCGTCAAATTTTCTGGCAATGCAGACCTCACCCTCAAGCAGGACTATCTTCGTGGCATTCGTGCCCTTCGTTTTTCGGCCAACTATAATCTTCCCATTGAGCACAATACATGGATTGCCATAGTTCGCGGTGCCCGCCGCATTTTGGACTACGTTTCCATTGCGGACATCATGGACGAGTGGCGACGGGTTGAAGCCGAAAACATGTATGAATTTGTGCGACTTCTCTTTGACTGTCAGATTCTTCATGGCCTGCTTCCAGAAATTGCCGCCCTCTCCCGCGTTACCCAGCTCCTGAACCGGGAAGCAGATCAGGAGGAAAGTGTCTTTGAGCACACGCTCAAGCTTATGCGGCACTATCCAGAACAAAATCCATTTGACTGGAAAGGCACCATTGCCTGTCTATTCCACGACGTCGGCAAGCTCTACACAGCGGAGTATTTCGCCGGGAACTGGCATTTCCACCAGCATCATCAGGTCGGCGCGCAGGTCACCCGCAAGATACTTCACCGTCTGCGTTTCACCCCCGAAGACACCGACCTCATTTGCCATCTTGTCCGCCATCACATGCGTTTCTCTTCCATGCTCACAGACAAGGGCATTCGCCGCTTCCGCGCCCTGCCAGAACATCTTCGCCTCATTGAAATGGAACGCGCCAACGTTAAGGCCCGCAAAGGCAACTACACGGACTTTAATCACAATCTCAAAATGATGGAACGAACAGAGCTTCCCGAAGAAATGCTTGAGCCACTTCTCAACGGCAACGAAATTATGGAGTTCACCAACCTGAACCCCGGTCCTGCGGTAGGACTGATTCGAGACGCCCTGCTCAATGCACAAGTTTCCGGAGACGTCAGTTCTGTGCCCGAAGCTGTTGAATTTGTCCTGGGATACAAGGAAAACAGCACAAAAGAGTAG
- a CDS encoding malic enzyme-like NAD(P)-binding protein, producing MALFTKEEALAYHKVPRKGKVEVVPVKPCVTQKDLSLAYSPGVAEACREIDADPATAADYTGRSNLVGVVTDGTAVLGLGNIGPLAAKPVMEGKGVLFKTFADIDVFDINLEVQSPDQLIEIVKAMEPTFGGINLEDIKAPECFYIEEKLKKEMNIPVFHDDQHGTAVISGAALMNSCEITGNRMEDLKVVVVGAGAAGTACAKFYLQLGVQKKNLFMFDSRGLIYKGREGLNKYKEELAQDKNYGSLEEVIKGADMFLGLSTKGLLSQDMVRSMAPVPVIFAMANPDPEITYPEAKEANPKCIMGTGRSDFPNQVNNVSGFPYIFRGALDVGATEINEEMKIAAAQALAALAKEPVQKETLDAYGVTELSFGTDYVIPKPLDSRVLEWVVPAVAQAAMDTGVATQTIPDMDAYRRQLRDRVKRSHERIAPFVESYEH from the coding sequence ATGGCTCTTTTCACAAAGGAAGAGGCTCTGGCTTATCACAAAGTCCCGCGTAAGGGTAAAGTGGAAGTCGTTCCGGTCAAGCCTTGCGTGACCCAGAAAGATCTGTCTTTGGCCTATTCTCCTGGTGTTGCAGAAGCATGTCGCGAGATTGATGCTGATCCTGCTACGGCTGCTGATTACACCGGCCGCTCCAACCTTGTTGGCGTCGTGACTGACGGTACCGCCGTCCTCGGCCTTGGCAACATCGGCCCGCTGGCTGCAAAGCCCGTTATGGAAGGCAAGGGCGTTCTCTTTAAGACCTTCGCCGACATCGATGTTTTCGACATCAACCTTGAAGTCCAGAGTCCTGACCAGCTCATCGAGATCGTCAAGGCAATGGAGCCGACCTTTGGTGGCATTAACCTTGAGGACATCAAGGCCCCTGAGTGCTTCTACATTGAAGAGAAGCTCAAGAAAGAAATGAATATTCCTGTGTTCCATGACGACCAGCACGGCACAGCCGTTATTTCTGGCGCTGCTCTGATGAACAGCTGCGAGATTACTGGAAATCGTATGGAAGACCTCAAAGTCGTTGTCGTTGGTGCTGGCGCTGCTGGTACTGCCTGCGCAAAGTTCTATCTCCAGCTCGGTGTTCAGAAGAAAAATCTCTTCATGTTTGACTCTCGTGGTCTCATTTACAAGGGCCGCGAAGGTTTGAATAAGTACAAGGAAGAGCTTGCTCAGGACAAGAACTATGGCTCGCTCGAAGAAGTCATCAAGGGCGCAGACATGTTCCTCGGCCTGTCCACCAAGGGCCTGCTTTCGCAGGACATGGTTCGCAGCATGGCTCCCGTGCCGGTTATCTTTGCCATGGCAAATCCCGATCCGGAAATCACCTACCCCGAAGCCAAGGAAGCCAATCCGAAGTGCATCATGGGTACTGGCCGCTCCGACTTCCCGAATCAGGTCAACAACGTTTCCGGCTTCCCCTATATCTTCCGCGGCGCTCTCGACGTTGGCGCTACCGAGATTAACGAAGAGATGAAAATCGCTGCCGCTCAGGCCCTTGCTGCTCTCGCCAAGGAGCCTGTCCAGAAGGAAACCCTCGACGCCTACGGCGTGACAGAGCTGTCCTTTGGCACTGACTACGTCATTCCGAAGCCTCTTGATTCTCGCGTACTTGAGTGGGTCGTTCCCGCCGTTGCTCAGGCTGCTATGGATACTGGTGTTGCAACTCAGACTATCCCGGACATGGATGCCTATCGCCGCCAGCTTCGCGACAGGGTCAAGCGCTCTCACGAGCGTATCGCTCCCTTTGTTGAAAGCTATGAACATTAA
- the rlmN gene encoding 23S rRNA (adenine(2503)-C(2))-methyltransferase RlmN: MDTTNLLDLSIEELHETLAELGEPRFRTGQVFQWLWEKRCRNIEDMTNLSKALREKLAESAVISYPEIAETAVSSDGTVKFLLRLKDGELVETVLIPDEAYTTQCLSTQVGCTMACTFCSTGQMGFTRSMTQAEILGQILVAQDYIQQDGSLPPLRNTVFMGMGEPLLNTDAVIRSLRIMTDPKAFGFSTRKITVSSVGIPAGIQALGEAALCRLAISLHAPTQELREQIMPKAARMTPLDQLMDILDQYPLRPRERVTYEYILLRGVNDRPEHARQLAKLLGNRKAKVNLIACNPAPGDPYEAPLPEDVLTFEKILWSRDITVILRKSRGQDIAAACGQLKVQLEAQQ, from the coding sequence ATGGATACAACAAATCTGCTCGATTTGAGCATCGAAGAACTTCACGAAACACTTGCCGAGCTTGGCGAACCTCGCTTCCGCACCGGGCAGGTGTTTCAGTGGCTCTGGGAAAAGCGCTGCCGAAATATTGAGGACATGACAAACCTCTCCAAGGCCCTTCGCGAAAAACTCGCCGAAAGCGCCGTCATCAGCTACCCAGAAATCGCCGAAACCGCAGTCAGCTCTGACGGTACAGTCAAATTTCTGCTTCGCCTCAAAGATGGAGAACTGGTCGAAACCGTTCTCATCCCTGACGAAGCCTACACAACCCAGTGCCTCTCGACGCAGGTCGGCTGCACTATGGCCTGCACCTTTTGCAGCACTGGGCAGATGGGATTTACCCGCAGCATGACTCAGGCCGAAATCCTCGGCCAGATTCTCGTTGCGCAGGACTACATCCAGCAGGATGGCAGTCTGCCCCCACTTCGGAATACCGTTTTTATGGGCATGGGTGAGCCGCTGCTCAATACCGATGCCGTCATCCGCTCCCTGCGCATCATGACAGACCCCAAAGCCTTTGGGTTCTCTACCAGAAAAATCACGGTTTCCAGTGTCGGCATCCCAGCTGGCATTCAGGCCCTGGGAGAAGCTGCCCTGTGTCGGCTCGCTATCTCCCTTCACGCACCAACGCAGGAACTGCGCGAGCAGATCATGCCAAAGGCTGCCAGAATGACCCCGCTCGACCAGCTTATGGACATTCTGGACCAGTATCCGCTGCGCCCCCGCGAACGTGTGACCTATGAATACATTTTGCTGCGTGGGGTCAACGACAGGCCCGAACACGCACGGCAACTGGCCAAACTTTTGGGAAACCGCAAGGCAAAGGTGAATCTCATCGCCTGCAACCCTGCCCCCGGAGACCCGTACGAGGCTCCTCTCCCGGAAGATGTGCTTACCTTTGAAAAAATCCTCTGGAGCCGCGACATCACCGTCATCCTGCGAAAAAGCAGAGGACAGGACATCGCCGCGGCCTGTGGACAGCTCAAGGTACAGCTCGAAGCACAACAATAA